The DNA segment gCCTACTTATAATAGATCAAATTCATTAATGAGGCCTCTCTTTTTAGTCACAGTCATGGGGAACACGCTCATTCTCACGGTAGTCATGGCCATTCACATGGATGTCATGGACACAGTCATGGCTCTCCACAACCCGAACTAAGCCGTGAAGAAAATGTTAAGAATCGAGAGCGTCTTCATAAAAATTGGGACGACGATGATGAAGAAGAGCTAAGCTGGAATAAAACTCGTAATATTTGGTTTAATGCAATTGGAGCGACTGTCCTCATTTCCATGGCTCCATTCTTTATACTATTTTTCATTCCTCTTGATAATAGTTCAGAGAAGCAATGGATCATGAAAATTTTACTTAGTTTCGCATCAGGCGGTCTTCTTGGCGAtgcttttcttcatttaataccTCATGCTGTTATGGCAGTCAATGAAGAAAATGGTGGAGCTCACACTCACTCGCATAGTCATTCGCATGGAGGGGATGGTGGGGCACATGAACCTCATGACCTCCGAGTAGGACTTTTTGTACTTAGTGGTATAATTGCTTTCTTATGTGTTGAAAAATTTGTACGGATTCTGAATGGAGGACATGGTCACAGTCATGGAACTCCTGAAATGAAACAATTGGTTAgccaagaaaagaagaaggatgAAGTGTCTAGTAAGAAGGATGACTCCAAAAGCGGATCaaagaaggaaggaaaaaaagaagaggacgCTACGAAAAAGTCTCTTGAAAAAGGTACATGCCGATTTCataaattcgtttttttaatcatccttATAATTTCAGAGTCGACTAATGATGAGACTGCTTCACAAGACGTCAAAATCGGTGGATTTCTAAATTTAGCAGCTGAtgcatttcataattttactgATGGCTTAGCTATTGGAGCTTCTTTTTATGCCGGTAATTCTATCGGATTGATCACTACGTTTACCATTCTTGTACATGAAGTTCCTCATGAAATCGGAGACTTTGCTATTCTTATTCAATCCGGTGTTCCAAGAATGAAggctattttattacaattactcacTGCAGTTGGTGCATTATTAGGCTGTGTAATTTCTCTTTTAACGGGTGGTAGTGATAATGCCGCTAACAAATTCATTCTTCCTTTCACTGCTGGAGGTTTTATTTATATCGCCACTGTATCCGTAATCCCAGAGCTACTTGAAGGAAAGTGttcatttaaacaatttattgcgGAAATTTCGGCCATGttattgggtgtagcattaatGGTGGTAATtgcattttatgaataataatcgTAACTCTAAACATATATTACTCGTTGACCACATCATCTTATATACTTATCTACTTTAAATCATCGCCCGAAGTGTTccaaatgtttctttttaattaattaatattaacttattttgttatatattaaattaacacAGAATTAATTATATCGACAATAGTCTAAACTAAaggtttttatctttattatatatatctaaatggtgtttaataaattatttaatcgtATTCAACAATGAAATGAAG comes from the Lepeophtheirus salmonis chromosome 4, UVic_Lsal_1.4, whole genome shotgun sequence genome and includes:
- the Catsup gene encoding zinc transporter zipt-7.2; its protein translation is MKLLVVLFVTLHFLSSGHGHSDEAPHFKYSKQANSIEDEILEEDIVDLPPARPSHGHSHGEHAHSHGSHGHSHGCHGHSHGSPQPELSREENVKNRERLHKNWDDDDEEELSWNKTRNIWFNAIGATVLISMAPFFILFFIPLDNSSEKQWIMKILLSFASGGLLGDAFLHLIPHAVMAVNEENGGAHTHSHSHSHGGDGGAHEPHDLRVGLFVLSGIIAFLCVEKFVRILNGGHGHSHGTPEMKQLVSQEKKKDEVSSKKDDSKSGSKKEGKKEEDATKKSLEKESTNDETASQDVKIGGFLNLAADAFHNFTDGLAIGASFYAGNSIGLITTFTILVHEVPHEIGDFAILIQSGVPRMKAILLQLLTAVGALLGCVISLLTGGSDNAANKFILPFTAGGFIYIATVSVIPELLEGKCSFKQFIAEISAMLLGVALMVVIAFYE